A genomic stretch from Bos javanicus breed banteng chromosome 3, ARS-OSU_banteng_1.0, whole genome shotgun sequence includes:
- the LOC133245294 gene encoding late cornified envelope protein 3D-like: MSCQQNQQQCQPPPKCPSPKCPPKSPVRCLPPASSGCAPRSEGNCCLGPHRRPRSHCCRRQSSDSCDGDGGLQSGRSGCGQGSGGCC; encoded by the coding sequence ATGTCCTGCCAGCAGAACCAGCAGCAGTGCCAGCCCCCTCCCAAGTGCCCCTCCCCCAAATGCCCCCCAAAGAGCCCAGTACGGTGTCTGCCTCCAGCCTCCTCGGGCTGTGCTCCCAGGTCCGAGGGCAACTGCTGCCTAGGCCCCCACAGGCGCCCCAGGTCCCACTGCTGCCGGCGCCAGAGCTCCGACTCCTGCGATGGTGATGGTGGTCTGCAGTCCGGGCGCTCTGGCTGTGGCCAGGGATCTGGAGGCTGCTGCTGA